In Tachypleus tridentatus isolate NWPU-2018 chromosome 7, ASM421037v1, whole genome shotgun sequence, a genomic segment contains:
- the LOC143255476 gene encoding alpha-2C adrenergic receptor-like — MKRGNMELFVNNTNISLFYLYDNTSEYNSTETLNNLTTPNDSQTVIPTDSTFWNGSPYPSGYSFLHIILTALFVTCIMVVIVVGNMLVCIAIATEKTLKTIQNWFIASLAVSDFLVGLIIMPFSLANELMGYWIFGTVWCDIHAALDVLLCTASINNLCLISLDRYWSVTHAVEYLKKRTPSRAMGMICFVWLLSALISLPPLVGWKKPDEPSIYPVCNVSEDIGYVLYSALGSFYVPAIVMVFVYIRIFIAARSRARRHVKKKQQPLELTTGPGRDKSTTTTATTTCTSLSQPSPPDKGSHELKVNGSGSYHVKPTSRITSTPQIIIETSAEAYGESDVETSEQPREEGTPIVEVSETSMPENKSSSRNNGNSHAKANTSETNPSQSESTIKYSFLSAPRLIRSFGSTLSLANFDREEDSYDAETGLKKGKGKKVSYLHQPLTRSHTASDTERQKRKIAKARERRATLILGIIMTSFILAWLPFFLIYVLAAICNSCHIENMWFAVAFWLGYCNSALNPIIYTIFNRDFRKAFRKILFK; from the coding sequence ATGAAGCGTGGCAACATGGAGCTTTTTGTTAACAACACTAACATCAGTTTATTCTACTTGTATGACAACACAAGTGAATATAATTCAACGGAAACATTGAATAACCTGACGACACCAAATGATTCACAAACCGTCATCCCAACAGACTCCACATTCTGGAACGGGTCGCCATATCCTAGTGGCTATTCTTTTCTTCATATCATCCTCACGGCTTTGTTCGTCACGTGCATTATGGTTGTCATTGTCGTGGGAAACATGCTCGTATGCATAGCAATCGCTACAGAGAAGACGTTAAAAACCATACAGAACTGGTTCATAGCTTCTCTGGCGGTGTCCGATTTTTTGGTTGGATTGATTATTATGCCATTTTCTCTCGCCAACGAGCTCATGGGGTACTGGATATTTGGTACTGTTTGGTGCGACATTCACGCCGCCCTGGACGTTCTTCTCTGCACAGCGTCCATAAATAACTTGTGTTTGATTAGTCTCGACAGATACTGGTCTGTAACTCACGCTGTGGAGTATCTCAAGAAACGAACCCCATCTAGAGCCATGGGGATGATCTGTTTCGTCTGGCTTCTGTCGGCATTGATATCGCTGCCTCCGCTCGTGGGCTGGAAGAAACCGGACGAACCGTCCATATATCCGGTGTGTAACGTCAGCGAGGATATTGGGTATGTCCTGTATTCGGCCCTCGGATCTTTTTATGTTCCCGCTATCGTCATGGTTTTTGTCTACATTCGAATATTTATTGCAGCGAGGTCGCGAGCGAGGAGACACGTGAAGAAAAAACAGCAACCGCTCGAGTTGACGACTGGCCCTGGTAGAGATAAGTCTACAACCACAACTGCCACCACAACATGCACCAGTCTCAGTCAGCCTAGTCCTCCTGATAAGGGAAGTCACGAACTTAAAGTGAATGGTAGTGGTAGCTACCACGTGAAACCGACTTCACGTATAACATCGACACCGCAAATTATAATCGAGACGTCCGCAGAAGCTTACGGCGAGTCTGACGTGGAAACATCAGAACAACCGAGAGAGGAAGGTACACCTATCGTCGAGGTCTCTGAAACAAGTATGCCGGAGAACAAAAGCTCTTCGCGAAATAATGGAAATAGCCACGCCAAAGCCAACACTAGTGAAACGAACCCCTCCCAGTCAgaatcaacaataaaatattcctttctGAGCGCTCCACGACTGATAAGGAGTTTCGGGTCGACACTTTCTTTGGCAAACTTCGACAGGGAAGAAGATTCCTATGATGCAGAAACCGGTTTGAAGAAAGGGAAGGGAAAGAAGGTGTCGTACCTACATCAACCCTTGACACGGTCCCACACAGCTTCTGACACGGAGAGACAGAAAAGGAAAATTGCCAAGGCGAGAGAGCGACGAGCTACTTTGATCTTAGGTATAATTATGACTTCTTTCATATTGGCATGGCTACCGTTTTTCCTTATTTACGTTTTAGCCGCGATCTGTAATAGCTGTCATATCGAAAATATGTGGTTTGCTGTGGCGTTTTGGCTAGGATATTGTAACTCTGCCTTGAATCCTATCATTTACACAATTTTTAACAGAGATTTTCGAAAAGCGTTTCGTAAGATTCTCTTTAAATAG